From a single Nicotiana tomentosiformis chromosome 2, ASM39032v3, whole genome shotgun sequence genomic region:
- the LOC104105905 gene encoding cytochrome P450 77A1, producing the protein MEVMDIVTLGLAILFLFVWWKYWSVTGGGKKNLPPGPPGWPLVGNLFQVILQRRPFIFIVRDLRKKYGPIFTMQMGQRTLVIITSSELIHEALVQNGPLFASRPADSPIRLIFSVGKCAINSAEYGPLWRALRRNFVTELINPTRIKQCSWIRKWAMEYHMKRIENEVSQQGFVEVMANCRLTICSILICLCFGAKISEERIKKIECILKDVMLITAPQLPDFLPVFTPLFRRQVKQAKKLRQTQLEYLVPLVRDRKAFVESNGNPKSSSSEMVSPVGAAYVDSLFSLELPGRKLGEAEIITLVSETIGAGTDTSATALEWALLHLVMDQEIQEKLYKEIVDCVGKHGDISESDVEKMPYLGAIVKETFRRHPPSHFVLSHSVTNDTQLGGYNIPSDAYVEFYTAWVTEDPSLWKDPGEFRPERFLTGDGVDVDITGMRGVKMLPFGAGRRICPAWSLGTLHINLMLAKMVHKFKWIPIPDNPPDPTETFAFTVVMKNPLKAIILPRSKI; encoded by the exons ATGGAGGTAATGGACATTGTAACACTTGGCTTAGCTATTCTCTTTTTGTTTGTATGGTGGAAATATTGGTCAGTGACAGGAGGTGGGAAAAAAAATCTCCCACCAGGGCCACCTGGTTGGCCATTAGTAGGAAATCTTTTCCAAGTTATTCTCCAACGTCGCCCTTTCATATTTATAGTACGTGATTTACGTAAAAAATATGGCCCTATTTTCACCATGCAAATGGGGCAACGTACCCTTGTTATAATTACCAGCTCTGAACTTATCCATGAAGCCCTAGTTCAAAATGGCCCTCTCTTTGCGAGTCGACCTGCAGATTCACCGATCCGCCTTATATTTAGCGTTGGAAAGTGTGCCATTAACTCGGCCGAGTACGGCCCTCTATGGCGCGCTCTCCGGCGGAATTTTGTTACTGAGTTGATAAATCCTACGAGAATCAAGCAGTGCAGTTGGATAAGGAAATGGGCTATGGAATACCACATGAAAAGGATTGAAAATGAAGTTTCTCAACAGGGGTTTGTGGAGGTGATGGCTAATTGTAGGCTCACTATATGCAGCATTCTCATTTGCCTTTGTTTTGGTGCTAAAATTTCTGAAGAGAGAATCAAGAAAATTGAGTGCATACTTAAAGATGTTATGCTTATCACTGCTCCTCAGCTGCCGGACTTCTTGCCCGTGTTCACACCATTATTTCGCCGTCAAGTGAAACAGGCAAAGAAGCTGAGACAGACACAACTGGAATACCTAGTGCCTTTG GTAAGAGACAGAAAGGCATTTGTGGAGAGCAATGGGAATCCTAAAAGCAGCAGTTCAGAAATGGTGAGTCCAGTTGGTGCAGCCTATGTTGATTCATTATTTAGTCTTGAACTTCCTGGCAGGAaattaggagaagcagaaatTATCACACTTGTTTCAGAAACAATAGGTGCAGGAACTGATACTAGTGCCACTGCACTAGAATGGGCTTTGCTTCACTTAGTGATGGACCAAGAAATCCAAGAAAAGCTTTACAAAGAAATAGTTGACTGTGTTGGAAAACATGGTGACATTTCAGAAAGTGATGTTGAGAAAATGCCTTATCTTGGGGCCATTGTGAAGGAGACTTTTAGAAGACATCCACCTAGCCATTTTGTCTTGTCACATTCTGTAACAAATGATACTCAATTAGGAGGGTACAATATCCCTTCTGATGCTTATGTTGAATTTTACACTGCATGGGTAACGGAGGATCCTAGTTTATGGAAAGATCCCGGCGAGTTTCGGCCGGAGAGGTTTTTGACTGGGGACGGAGTAGACGTGGACATCACCGGAATGAGGGGTGTGAAGATGCTGCCATTCGGAGCGGGTCGTCGGATCTGCCCTGCTTGGTCATTGGGTACGTTGCATATAAACTTGATGCTTGCTAAGATGGTTCATAAATTCAAGTGGATACCCATACCCGACAACCCACCCGACCCGACAGAGACATTTGCTTTTACTGTGGTGATGAAAAATCCCCTCAAAGCAATTATTTTACCAAGGTCTAAAATTTGA